GAGGGGTGGGGGTGGGCAGGTAGGCGACAAGGGCGCTGTTCGAGACGCCCAAAGCAGCCGCCAACTGCGCCAGCGCCGTCAATTCCTGCGGCCCGGCCCCGGCTGCAGCCCGGCGTTCGATCACTCCAGCGGTCATCTGGCCCGGATTCGGGGCCTGCAAGCTCTCGATCTGGCTGCGGGCCTGCTCCAGGTTGCCGGTTTGGGCAAAGCCCAGCGCCACCAGGGTCACGTATTCATCCTGTTGCGCGGGGGTGAGGTCGCTCACCTCGGCGCCCGACAGCCGGGGCAGCCACTGCGAGCCGGCCCAAAGTCCGATCAGCAAACCGGCCGTAATGGCCACAAGGGCAATCAGCCAGCTAAGGTCACGTCGTTTGTTCATGGGTGGGTGGGGTTAATCTCCAATCTCTAATCGCTGGTTATTGGAGAGTGGAGATTGGAGATTAGGGATTGGGGAGTGGAGATTGGGGAATGGGCGACAAAAAAGGGAGACTTCACGAGGGCCGGGGCCGCGGGTGCGGGTGGCATTCGATCAAGTTTCCCTCTGGCGTGGTTGAAATGATGTCTGCTATAATGAAGTCAGGTCGCCCTGTTCATGGGCTTCCCCTGAAGTCAGAGTGCCGAAGGTGGGACTTGAACCCACATGGAGCTATCTCCAACGGTGTTTGAGACCGTCGCGTCTGCCAATTCCGCCACTTCGGCGCAGCACGAGAGTATAACGAACGTCGATGACCACGTCAAGAAAGCCCGGCTCCCACATTGGGCCTTGCGCCCGCCGCCCGGATGCCATCTGGCCCGCCGCCAAAGGGGTTGAGGCTGATGGATGAGACGCGTTTGGTGCAGGCTGCGCGCGCGGGTGAGTTGGCGGCCTTCAATCAGTTGGTGCTCAGCTATCAGGGCATGGCCTACAACGTGGCCTATCGCGTCATGGGCGACCCGGATGCGGCCGCCGACGCCGCCCAGGATGCCTTCATCAAAGCCTACAAGGCGCTGGATAGTCTGCGCGGCGAATCGTTTCGGGCCTGGTTGATGCGGATCGTCACCAACACCTGCTACGACCAGTTGCGGGCCAAACAGCGCCGGCCGGCTACCAGCCTGGACGACCTGCTGGCCGAAACCGAGGACCACTCCTGGCGACTGGCCGAACCGGGCGAGGGGCCAGACGAGCATGCCGAACGGGAGGAGTTGAGCCGCCTGCTGCAATGGGCCATCCAACAGCTGCCCGATGACCAGCGCGCGGTCGTCGTCCTTTCTGATATCGAGGGGCTTTCCTACGACGAGATCGCCCTCGCCACCGGCGCCCAGCTCGGCACGGTCAAATCCCGTCTCAGCCGGGCGCGAGCCAAGCTGCGCGACCTGCTGCAACAGCAACAGGAACTTCTGCCCCATCGCTATCGTCTAAGCACCGAACCCGTCCACTGAGACTCCCCCACCGATGACCACGCCTCCGCCCCGTTCCCCCCTCCCCGCCATCAGCGACGAACTGCTTTCCGCCTATCTCGACGGACAGCTGACCGCCGCCGAAACGGCGCGGGTCGAGCAGGCGCGGGCGCTGAATGTGGAGGTGGCGATGCGGCTGGAGGCGATGGCGCACACGGTCGGGCTGCTGCGCCAGACCCCGCGGCTGGCTGTGCCCCGCTCGTTCGTCCTCTCGGAGGCGCAGGTGCTGGCCGCGGGCGGACGTGTGAAGGGGACGCAACCGGCCCGACGCGCAGGTGGGTTCTGGGCCTGGCTGGGTGGGCTTTCCCCGCGCCTGATGCCGCTGGCGACGGCGGCAGTGGCGCTGGCGCTGTTGGTAGTGGTGGGGATGGATGTGCGCGGCGCCCAGGCGCCGGCGGCCCGCCCGGCGTCGCTGGCCCCGGCGCCGTCCGAGACGCCGGCAGAGATGACGATGGACGCCCTGAGATCGGCCAACGCGCCCGAACCGGCGGCAACCGCAGAAGTGGCGGCGGCAGCTGAAGCAAAGATGCCTGCTGCCACGCCGACAGAAGCGGCGTCTCTGGCGGCAGAGTCGGCGCCGGTGGGAGAAGCCGCGCAGCTTGGGGCCGAGGCCGGCGAAGACGGCGCGACCGAAAAAGCCGCTTTCATCGGCGAAGAAGGATCCGCCCCGACCATGCCAACCCCTCCAGCCGGCCCGGCGCCCCTGCGCCTGCTGGAACTGGCACTGGCGGGGATGCTGGCGGCCCTGGCGGCCCTGACGTTGCTGGCCAGGCGGGCGCGAGAGCACGGCGATCATATTTGACAGTCATCTAGCCAACACGTACAATGCCGGACGTTGTAAGCATTCCTCGGTAGCTCAACAGGCAGAGCGAGCGGCTGTTAACCGCTATGTTCCAGGTTCGATTCCTGGCCGAGGAGCTAAGCAAAGCCGCCCGTTGTGGCGGCTTTTTTCGTAGGCGGTTCACCCCCATTTCTGTCATGACTGCTTCTCAGGTCGAAGTTCGCCCCGCCCAATCGGTGGATATCGAACGCATCCACGAGCTGCAACGGCAAGCGCGGCACACCTGTGTGCGCTTTGGCTATGAAGATATGGCGCGCATGATCGGTCGCGACTACTTTTTCGTGGCCGAAAACGGGCGCAAGCTCCGGGGATATGTCTGCGCGGCCGTGCAGCAGCCGGGGCTGGCGCAACTGCGCGGCCTGGGGCTGGCCAATGGCTGGGGTTTGGAGGCGGGCGTCGATCACCTGCT
The Caldilineales bacterium DNA segment above includes these coding regions:
- a CDS encoding sigma-70 family RNA polymerase sigma factor, producing the protein MDETRLVQAARAGELAAFNQLVLSYQGMAYNVAYRVMGDPDAAADAAQDAFIKAYKALDSLRGESFRAWLMRIVTNTCYDQLRAKQRRPATSLDDLLAETEDHSWRLAEPGEGPDEHAEREELSRLLQWAIQQLPDDQRAVVVLSDIEGLSYDEIALATGAQLGTVKSRLSRARAKLRDLLQQQQELLPHRYRLSTEPVH
- a CDS encoding zf-HC2 domain-containing protein yields the protein MTTPPPRSPLPAISDELLSAYLDGQLTAAETARVEQARALNVEVAMRLEAMAHTVGLLRQTPRLAVPRSFVLSEAQVLAAGGRVKGTQPARRAGGFWAWLGGLSPRLMPLATAAVALALLVVVGMDVRGAQAPAARPASLAPAPSETPAEMTMDALRSANAPEPAATAEVAAAAEAKMPAATPTEAASLAAESAPVGEAAQLGAEAGEDGATEKAAFIGEEGSAPTMPTPPAGPAPLRLLELALAGMLAALAALTLLARRAREHGDHI